In a single window of the Danio aesculapii chromosome 20, fDanAes4.1, whole genome shotgun sequence genome:
- the LOC130213638 gene encoding alpha-1,6-mannosyl-glycoprotein 2-beta-N-acetylglucosaminyltransferase, whose amino-acid sequence MRFRLLKKNFIVFLVILIVFIMLFYTVRRTKDDSNMEDTDKESTHTAVMVKFDYGTIQNMRKSIYDSNYRQFIQNGDQFPSDPEVVIVVQVHNRPAYLKMLIQSLEKVTGIQNALVIFSHDYFSEEISGMVKEIAFCRVLQIFFPYSIQLYPNEFPGQDPQDCPRDISKDDAIKKGCLNAKHPDSYGHYREASITQTKHHWWWKLHFVFERVRILRGYNGYVIFIEEDNYLLPDFHEYLKSMSELRKTSCGDCDVLALGNHNSLSGFHELSSKTETSGWLSTKHNIGMGITRELYYKLMGCNNAFCTYDDYNWDWTLQNLSGTCISKPIKVLVALGSRVIHTGDCGLHQKADCRPEMAQEKVDSALKDVKSVLFPPILTLTDHGPVEHQPHMKNGGWGDIRDHTLCVNYAARL is encoded by the coding sequence ATGAGATTCCGGTTGTTGAAGAAGAACTTTATTGTGTTCCTCGTTATTTTGATCGTCTTCATAATGTTGTTTTACACCGTACGACGGACTAAAGATGACTCAAACATGGAGGATACTGATAAAGAAAGCACACACACTGCTGTGATGGTTAAATTTGACTATGGAACCATCCAGAATATGAGAAAATCCATCTATGACAGCAACTACAGACAGTTTATCCAAAATGGAGATCAATTTCCCTCAGATCCAGAGGTGGTGATTGTGGTGCAAGTCCACAACCGGCCGGCGTATCTCAAAATGCTCATACAGTCCTTAGAAAAAGTCACTGGAATACAAAACGCACTTGTAATATTCAGTCATGACTATTTCTCTGAGGAAATTTCTGGTATGGTCAAGGAAATTGCGTTTTGTAGAGTTCTGCAAATTTTCTTTCCCTACAGCATTCAACTTTATCCGAACGAATTCCCAGGACAAGATCCTCAAGATTGTCCGAGGGACATATCCAAGGATGACGCCATCAAAAAGGGTTGTTTGAACGCAAAACATCCTGATTCCTACGGACACTACAGGGAAGCGTCAATAACGCAAACGAAACACCATTGGTGGTGGAAGCTGCATTTCGTATTTGAGCGAGTGCGAATTCTTCGAGGATACAACGGATATGTCATATTCATAGAAGAAGACAACTATCTTCTTCCTGATTTCCACGAATACTTAAAATCAATGTCTGAGCTCAGGAAAACCAGTTGTGGCGATTGCGATGTTCTCGCATTAGGCAACCATAACAGTTTATCAGGCTTTCACGAACTTTCTAGCAAAACCGAGACGTCAGGATGGCTGTCTACCAAACATAACATAGGAATGGGAATCACCAGAGAGCTCTACTACAAACTAATGGGATGCAACAACGCTTTCTGCACATATGACGATTATAATTGGGACTGGACCCTGCAGAACTTGTCTGGCACGTGCATTTCGAAGCCTATCAAGGTTTTGGTGGCACTCGGAAGTCGAGTTATTCATACTGGAGATTGTGGCCTTCATCAGAAAGCAGACTGTAGGCCGGAAATGGCTCAGGAGAAGGTGGATTCAGCTCTCAAGGATGTCAAATCTGTGCTTTTCCCGCCAATTTTAACATTGACGGATCATGGGCCAGTTGAACATCAGCCTCACATGAAGAATGGAGGTTGGGGAGATATTCGAGATCATACGCTGTGCGTCAACTACGCAGCTCGACTCTGA